Sequence from the [Clostridium] scindens genome:
ACTTATTCCCCAATATATAAATTCTATCTATAAATATTTCAGTTACATATTCGCCAATTTTTTAACGTTAAATAATTGCTCTTTTGGCGGAGGCATGTGGGAATCGAACCCACCCAGGACGCTCTTAACGCCCCACACTAGTTTTGAAGACTAGGAGGCACACCAGTCACCCATCTACCCCCATGACTTACGTCTCATGCGAATTAACAATAACACACTTTTTCGGAGATTTCAACCGTTTTTATTTATTTTTATAGTACCAAAAAACCATTGACTTTTCAAGGCTTATCGTACATAATAATTGTAGTGAACTGAACGTAATACTAGAATGCGGTCTAATTGTTAATTTTGTATCGTTTCTGGGCGGTTCATTGGGAGTTTTTCGAAAAAGGCACTGCGAGAACTTGGGGGTTTTCAATGTGTTTTTATAAAAACTTATAGAAAGAGTCTATGAGTAAATTCAAGGAGGTAACGATTATGGAGTTAAAAGCAAATGTTAACTTCGAACGGTTTGAAGCAGCATTACAGGTAGTAGACGCTCACACCGTTGGAGAATTCTGCCGTGTAGTAATCGGCGGATTCCCGGAGCCAGAAGGCAGCACAATGATTGAAAAGAAAAAATGGATGGAGAAGAACTATGACCAGGTACGTACAGCATTGATGTTCGAGCCAAGAGGACATCATGATATGTTTGGGGCATTCCTGTGCAAGCCAGTCAATCCAGAAGCAGACTTTGGTGTAATGTTCATGGATACAGGCGGATACCTGAACATGTGCGGACACTGCACGATCGGCGCTGTAACAGTTGCAATCGAGGCAGGTCTTGTTGAATCTAAGGAAGGCGTAAACCAGGTTGTACTGGAAGCACCGGCCGGACTCATCCGTACAGAAGCAGTTGTAAAAGACGGCAAAGTTGAGCACGTTACATTGACTAACGTACCAGCATTCGTTTACAAAGAGAACCTCTCCGTTACGATCGACGGCCAGGAGATCCCATTTACCATCTCCTTCGGAGGAAGCTTCTTCGCATTAGTTGATACTACAAAGATCGGTATCACAGAGATTAGCCCGAAGACAGTTCCGGACATCACCAAGTTAGGAATGAAGCTGTTAGACGTTATCAACAAAGAGATTCCGGTTAAGCATCCTCTTCTTGACATTGATACGGTTGACTTAGTTGAGTTCTACGGACCAACACCGAATCCGGACAAGGCAACTATGAGAAACGTAGTAATCTTCGGAGATGCTATGGCTGACCGTTCTCCATGCGGAACTGGTACTAGCGCTAAGCTTGCTACTCTTCATCACTGGGGAGAGATCGGCGTAGGCGAGGAATTCATCTATGAGAGTTTCATCGGAACCAGATTCAAGGGCGTAATCAAAGAGACAACGAAAGTTGCTGACTACGACGCAGTTATTCCTATGATCACAGGCAGCTGCTACCTGACCGGTGTTGCTACATACTTGATCGATCCTACGGATCCATTGAAATATGGCTTCCAGGTAGGCTAGTATTCTATCCTAGTAGAATAGCAATACATGAAAAATGAAGCGGATTAGTCATAATCCGCTTCTATTTAAATTAAGGCGGGAAAGGAATGAGTGCCGATGCCACGTAAACGCCAATCCACCAAAAGCCGCATTGTCAAAGCGGCATGGAATCTGTTCTATAAGAACGGATACGACCACACCACAGTAGAAGACATTATCGCAGCGTCCAAGACATCAAAGGGCACCTTCTATCATTACTTCAAGGGCAAAGAAGCTCTTTTGAATTCTTTATCTTATCTGTTTGATGAGAAGTACGAAGAACTAGCCGCAGTCATTGACCCAAATCTGTCATCTTATGACAAGCTTCTGTTTTTGAATCATGAACTGTTCTATATGATTGAAACCAGCGTAGATATCAGGCTGCTCGCATTTCTCTATTCATCCCAGCTGATCACGAAGGACAAGAAGTCTCTATCCGACAGCAAGCGCTTTTATTTCAAGTGGGTGACGGAGATTCTTTCGGAAGGCCTTGAGCGGGGAGAATTCAAGAATACCAGTTCTGCCGAGGAACTGATGAACATCTATGCCATGTATGAACGGGCCATGCTATACGACTGGTCGCTCTTTAAGGGCAAATATTCTTTATCGGAATACAGCGACAAGCTGCTTCCTCATGTACTGGATACCTTTGTTGAAGGAGTATAGAAATGGATTTGTCTCTAAAAAATGAGGGACGGGATCTTCTGACTTTGGATATGCCTGCCATATCCCAGCCAGAGACTCCGTCCCTTTTTGCTTGTTCGCCCGCGCTTATCGCCTGCGCCTATCCATCCATACCTCGCCTAAACCATGCATTCGTGCATTTCTTCTTCCTGGATACCGACAGACTGCATTACCTCGGCAATCCGCTCCTTATCCGAGAGATCCGCGCACCAGGAAAGGCCGCAGCCAGCCGAAATGGCTCTTGGAACCGGGATAATCCTTCCCGGCGCATTCTGTTCCTTGCATGCCTTCTCCATTGCCATGGCATCTGCCGTGGTATGGAATGTCACTACCAGTTTTAATTCTTTTTTTCTCATTGTTATTCAATCACCACTTCAAAGTATCCGTCTTTTTCCCCGGATGTAGCCTTTTTCCCATGGTCCTTTGCATACTTTTCCACATTCATTTTCTGATGCGGTTCAGTTACCAATATTTTTACAGGCTCAGACGCCCCTTTCAAGGCTTCCGCTGTAAGCATTAAAGGCTCCGGGCAAGAAAGGCCTCTTGCGTCTACTTCTTTCATAATTATTACCTACCTTTCTAGAATACTATGTATAAGTCAATATATCAACACTATTTTGCTTCTTTTCGCTTATTCGTGAACGCGATCACAAAGCACAATACGATGCAGATGATGCATGCGATCTTGCCGTTCATTGGCACCGCTCCGGCAACCACTTCCTGCGTCTCAGGATTTAAAGCGGTTCCGCTGGCCGCAAGCCCCAGGTTATGGCACAGTGCCGCGCCTACAAACATACCGGCAACCGTAACTGCCGAATCAGAAGAGCCTTGTCCTGCAAGGATCAGCTGGCGCAGAGGGCAGCCGCCTGCCAGAACAGCAGCAAATCCCACCGCATACATTCCAAGAATATTCCAAATATGCTCTGAGTGCGCTATAACACCCGGGGTATCAAATCCCAATACAAAGCGTCCTGTTGCCACATTAAATATCAGCATGACAACAAATAATCCGGCAATCACACTGAACAGGTCAAAGTTCTTCATCAAGATAATATCACGAATGCTGCCCGCAAAGCACATCCTGGATTTCTGCGCGAATGCTCCAAACACCAGGCCGCCTATCAATGCTGCTATAATCGGTGCATGGACGCTTCCTGGCCCTGCCGTGCTGGATTTCAGAAGCGTGGTGCATAATGCCAGAATCAGAATGCCGACTACGATCACGGATATGACTGCTCCGCTCTCTTTGTTGGTCACATAAGCACGCCCAAGACTAAATCCTTTCTTAAGCGCAAATACCCCCGTCGCGACTCCAAGCACGAATCCGATCAATGCCACCCAGGCATTCAGATCGCCCGCTGACATGCGGATTACCATACGCAAAGGACAGCCCAGGAATACCAAGGCGCCTATCATTATGATCATCCCCAGCACGAATCTGGTCATTGGGGAAGACCCCGCCGTTGATCGATATTCCTTAGTCGCTACTGATATCAGAAATGCCCCCAGAACCAGGCCTATAATTTCCGGCCTGGCATACTGTACGGCCTCTGCCTGATGCATTCCCAGCGCGCCCGCCGTGTCTCTGATAAAGCAGGCGATACAAAATGCCATGTTTGCCGGATTTCCTAAAAACGCAAGACATGCCGCTACAAGTCCGCATACTACGCCGGCCAATGCCAGCTTCTTCTTCGAGTCTGATAAATTCATGTTAATCCCTCCTGTACTTTTCTCTCATTCCTGCATAGATCCTTTAATCTTCTGCAAGTTCCTGGATCGCCCTAATGGCGGTATCCACTTCTTCATCCGTATTATAATGTGAAAAACTGAATCTTACAGCCCCCTGCTCCACAGTTCCAAGCGCCTCGTGCATAAGCGGTGCACAATGGCCGCCTGGCCTTGTAGAAATTCCATATTCCATAAGAAGTTCATCACTGACTTCTGAAGAATCATAATCTCCGATATTAAGCGTTACGATCGCACAGCGATTCATATCATCAAAATCCCCATATATCTTGACGCCAGGAATGTCCTTGACCCCCTCATAGAATCTCTTCATCAGTTCCTGCTCCCTGGCGCGGATGTTATCCATGCCTTCATCTTCAATATATTTTAATGCTGCATTCAGCCCTGCAATGCCATGTCCATTTAATGTCCCTGCCTCCAAAGCGGTAGGCATCTGCTCCGGATGGGTCTTGCTGTATGTCATGATGCCGCTCCCTCCGCTCTTTAACGGGCGCACTGCCAGTCCTTCCCTCACATACATTCCTCCCGTCCCTTGAGGGCCCAGAAGTCCTTTGTGCCCTGTGAAGCACAGCACGTCAATATGCATGTCCTGTACATTGATAGGAAACACGCCGGCCGTCTGGGATGCATC
This genomic interval carries:
- a CDS encoding proline racemase family protein, coding for MELKANVNFERFEAALQVVDAHTVGEFCRVVIGGFPEPEGSTMIEKKKWMEKNYDQVRTALMFEPRGHHDMFGAFLCKPVNPEADFGVMFMDTGGYLNMCGHCTIGAVTVAIEAGLVESKEGVNQVVLEAPAGLIRTEAVVKDGKVEHVTLTNVPAFVYKENLSVTIDGQEIPFTISFGGSFFALVDTTKIGITEISPKTVPDITKLGMKLLDVINKEIPVKHPLLDIDTVDLVEFYGPTPNPDKATMRNVVIFGDAMADRSPCGTGTSAKLATLHHWGEIGVGEEFIYESFIGTRFKGVIKETTKVADYDAVIPMITGSCYLTGVATYLIDPTDPLKYGFQVG
- a CDS encoding TetR/AcrR family transcriptional regulator, which translates into the protein MPRKRQSTKSRIVKAAWNLFYKNGYDHTTVEDIIAASKTSKGTFYHYFKGKEALLNSLSYLFDEKYEELAAVIDPNLSSYDKLLFLNHELFYMIETSVDIRLLAFLYSSQLITKDKKSLSDSKRFYFKWVTEILSEGLERGEFKNTSSAEELMNIYAMYERAMLYDWSLFKGKYSLSEYSDKLLPHVLDTFVEGV
- a CDS encoding DUF3343 domain-containing protein, with product MRKKELKLVVTFHTTADAMAMEKACKEQNAPGRIIPVPRAISAGCGLSWCADLSDKERIAEVMQSVGIQEEEMHECMV
- a CDS encoding sulfurtransferase TusA family protein — protein: MKEVDARGLSCPEPLMLTAEALKGASEPVKILVTEPHQKMNVEKYAKDHGKKATSGEKDGYFEVVIE
- the yedE gene encoding YedE family putative selenium transporter; its protein translation is MNLSDSKKKLALAGVVCGLVAACLAFLGNPANMAFCIACFIRDTAGALGMHQAEAVQYARPEIIGLVLGAFLISVATKEYRSTAGSSPMTRFVLGMIIMIGALVFLGCPLRMVIRMSAGDLNAWVALIGFVLGVATGVFALKKGFSLGRAYVTNKESGAVISVIVVGILILALCTTLLKSSTAGPGSVHAPIIAALIGGLVFGAFAQKSRMCFAGSIRDIILMKNFDLFSVIAGLFVVMLIFNVATGRFVLGFDTPGVIAHSEHIWNILGMYAVGFAAVLAGGCPLRQLILAGQGSSDSAVTVAGMFVGAALCHNLGLAASGTALNPETQEVVAGAVPMNGKIACIICIVLCFVIAFTNKRKEAK
- a CDS encoding aminotransferase class V-fold PLP-dependent enzyme, yielding MIYLDNAATTMHKPQEVIDAVVQAMSSMGNAGRGANEASLSASRIIYDTRDRLCRLFGGENPRQIVFTNNSTESLNIAIKGLLEPGDHVITTMMEHNSVLRPLYEMERRGVRLTIVRADERGTVNLTDIEDAIAPDTKMIVCTNGSNLTGNYVHIGRVGEIAHKHGLLFVVDASQTAGVFPINVQDMHIDVLCFTGHKGLLGPQGTGGMYVREGLAVRPLKSGGSGIMTYSKTHPEQMPTALEAGTLNGHGIAGLNAALKYIEDEGMDNIRAREQELMKRFYEGVKDIPGVKIYGDFDDMNRCAIVTLNIGDYDSSEVSDELLMEYGISTRPGGHCAPLMHEALGTVEQGAVRFSFSHYNTDEEVDTAIRAIQELAED